The following nucleotide sequence is from Futiania mangrovi.
TCCGTTCCGCGACCGTGCCGGTCGCCGCCGCGCTGCTGGCGCTGCTGCTGGCCGCCTGCGTTCCGACCGCGCGCCCCGGCACGCCTTTGCCCCAGCCGCAGCCGCGCGGTTTCGTGATCGAGGGTGAGCTTGGCTACCGGGAGCGTATCGCCCTTCCGCCGGGCGTGACGGCGCTCGTCACGCTGACGGAGGAGCGCACCGGCCGCGTTGTCGCGGAACGGCGCTGGCGTCCAGGCCGGCAGGTTCCCCTGCCCTTCGCGCTGGAGATCGACCCGGCACGTCTCGACCGCGATGCCTTCTACGTGCTCGAAGGCGGCATCCTCGAGAACGGAGGCGCGATCTGGATCACCGACGAGATCCCGGTGGAGTTCGGCCGCGCAGCCACCCGCGGGCGCATCGACGTCGGCACGCTGATGATGGAGCGCCCGCTTCCCGGCGGCTTCGCGAGCCTGATGCGCTGCGGCGCGGACGAGGTGCGCATCGCCTCGGGCCGCGACCGGCTTCTGATGACGCACCGCAACCGCACGTACGAGATGGTGCGTGTGCGCAGCGGCTCGGGCGCGCGCTACGAGGCCGTGAACGATCCCTCCACGACCTATTGGAGCAAGGGCGAGCGCGCGACCGTTGCCATCCGCGGGCGCACCCTGCCCGAATGCACGATCGTCCGCGACGACGCACAAGCCTCCGTGAGCGGCCCCGCGCTGCCCTTCCGCGCACAAGGCAACGAGCCGGGGTGGACGCTCGACATCACCCGGCGCGGCATGACCTATTCAGGCGACTACGGCCAGACGCGCGTCTCGACCCCGCTGCCGGAGCCTGTGCGGATTCGCGGCGGCGTGCGCTACACCGCGCGGACGGAGGCGGGCACCCTCTCCGTCAGCATCCTGGAGCGCGCCTGCAACGACAGCATGAGCGGCATGCCCCACCCCTACTTCGTGCGCGTCGCAGTGAACGGCCGCTGGCACGACGGCTGCGGAGGACGCCCGATGGACCTTCTGACCGGCGACTGGATCGTGACCGAGCTTGCCGGGCGCGGCGTGTCGGCGAGTGCGCAGGGCACCATCAGCTTCGGCACGGACGGCCGCGTCTCGGGCCGCGCCTTCTGCAACCGCTACAATGGCAACTACCGCCTGACGGGCGAGACGCTGACCTTCTCCCGCCTCGCGGCGACGAAGATGGCCTGCCCGCCCGCGCAGATGGATCTCGAATCCCGCTTCTTCGGCCTACTGGGAGAGGTGCGCCGCTTCGGCATCGCCAGCAATGGCGCGCTGGTCCTGCATACCGACGGCGGCGGGCGCATCGTGGCGCGCCGCGCGGACTGAAGCCTGCGTCAGCCGCCGTCGCCGGGCGGTTTTCCGCGCAGGCTCTTCACCGCGCCGCGCTTCTTCTTCGTTTCGATGCGGCGGCGCTTGGAGCCGAGCGTCGGCCGCGTCGGCACCCGCCGCTTGGGTCGTTCCAGCGCGCGCAGGATCAGGGCCTTGAGGCGTTCGCGCGCGGCTTCCCGGTTGCGGGGCTGGTCGCGGTGCTCCTTCGCCTGGATGACGATCACCCCCTCCTTCGTCGCCTTCTGACCCGCGAGCCGCAGCAGCCGGGGCACCGCCCAGTGCGGCAGTCCCGTGTCGGCGCGCACGTCGAAGCGCAGTTCGACCGCGCTCGCGACCTTGTTCACGTTCTGCCCGCCGGGCCCGTCGGCGCGCACGAAACGCTCCTCGAGCGCCGCCTCGTCGATCACGATCTCGTCATTGATACGCATGGCCTCGTCCCGCGCGGGAAGTGTCCGTTTTCAAGCCTCGCGCGCGACACTACCATCCCGGCAGGATCCGCGTCAGGGAGTGAAGGGCATGAGCGCAGATACCGAATCCCCCTCCGGCACCGGCCCGCGCCGCGTGGTGGCGTGGGACCTGCCGACGCGGCTTTTCCACTGGGCGCTCGTCGCCTGCATCGCCGTTTCCTGGTTCTCGATCGAGACGGACCGCACCGACCTTCACGTCCAGGCGGGCTATGTGGCGCTGGGCCTGATCGTCTTCCGGATCATCTGGGGCATCGTCGGCAGCCGCACGGCCCGCTTCGCCGACTTCGTACGCTGGCCGGGGGCGGCACTTGCCTATCTGCGCGACACGTTCGCCGGACGGGCGCGGCGCAGCCTGGGACACAACCCGGCGGGCGGCTGGTCGGTCGTCCTGCTGCTGGGGCTGGTGGGCGCGCAGGCCACGCTCGGCCTGTTCGCGAACGACGACATCTTCACTGAGGGACCGCTGGCAAAGTACGTCTCGGGCGCGACCTCCGACCTTGCGACCGAGATCCACGAGACCCTGTTCAACGTGCTGCTCGCCTTCATCGCGCTGCACGTTATCGTGGTGATCGCCTACAGGCTGAAGGGCGAGAACCTGATCGCGCCCATGGTCACGGGCCGCAAGTCGTGGGACCCGCAAAAGGACGGCGAGGCACGTCAGCGCCTCGCCCCCCTGTGGCTCGCGGCCGCGGCGGCAGGATGCGCCGCGGCCCTTGTCTGGTATGTCGTGACGCAGCTCTAGGAGCGAAGGCCGCCCCTACTTCGTCCGGTAGTCGTCGTGGCACGCCTTGCAGGTACCGCCGAGCGCCTTGAGCTGCTCGCCCCCGGCATTGCCCGCCTCTGCCGCCGACGCGAGGTTGCGGGCCGCGACGACGAGGTTTTCCATCTTGCCCTCGAAACCCGCCCAGTCGGTCCAGATCGCCTCCGTCGCGGTTGTCTTCTCCGCGCCCTGGCCGTGCGTGTTCTGGCGGAACGCCTCGAGCGCCGTCATCGCCGACATGTAGAGCGCGGGCGCATGCTTCTTCAGGTCTTCCGCCGTGCCGGCCTTGCCGGTGATGATCGCGGCGGACGCCTTGGTGTGGCCGCCGATCGCCTGCATCACGGCCTTGCGGTACTTGATCGCCTCGTCCGGCTCGGCCTCGGCGAGTGCGACACCCCCCGCAAACGGCACGAGCATCGCACCGGCAATCGCAAGTTTTGTCCACATGCGCATGGATGGCTCTCCCTTTCCCCTGTCAGGCGGCCGGATTCGGACCGCACCCGATGAAAACGCTAGCAGCACCAATCCATTCCCGCCGGTTCACATTTCCGTGAGGTGAGACGCAGCGCCCGCAGCCGACAGCGCTTGAGTTGCGTCGCGCGCGGGGCTACATCCGGCGGATCATGGCACCACCCCTTCTCCAGCTTCGCGGCCTCGGTCTCAGTTTCGGCGGCAAGCCGCTGCTCGACGGCGCCGACCTTTCGGTCGAGCCGGGCGCGCGCATCGGCCTCGTCGGGCGCAACGGGTCGGGAAAGTCGACGCTGCTGAAGATCGCAGCGGGCCTCGTCGACGCGGACGCGGGCGAGGTGTTCCGCGACCCCAAGGCGACGATCCGCTATCTGCCGCAGGAGCCGGACCTCAAGGGCTACCCGACCGTCATCGCCTATGTCACCTCCGCGCTGGGCCCGGTGGACGATCCCTCGCGTCCCGCGATGCTGCTGGAGGCGCTGGGCGTCGACGGCAACGCCGACCCGAAGACACTGTCGGGGGGCGAGGCGCGCCGCGCCGCGCTGGCCCACGTCCTTGCGCCCGATCCTGACGTGCTGCTACTGGACGAGCCGACGAACCACCTCGACCTCCCCGCCATCGAATGGCTGGAAGGGGAGCTTGCGCGCGCCCGCGCGGCCATCGTCCTCATCAGCCACGACCGCCGCTTTCTGGAGCGTCTGACGAGGGCGACCGTCTGGCTCGACCGCGGGCAGACCCGGCGCATGGAGCAGGGCTTCGCGGGGTTCGAGGACTGGCGCGACCAGGTGCTGGCGGAGGAGGAGCGGTCCGCCCACAAGCTCGACCGCAAGATCGCCATGGAGGAGGACTGGGTCCGCTACGGCGTCACCGCGCGGCGCAAGCGCAACATGCGCCGGATGCGGGAGTTGCAGGACATGCGCACCGCCCGGCGCGAGATGCGGCGCGCGCAAGGCACCGTCGCCTTCTCGACCGCGGATGCCGAAACCTCCGGCAAGCTGGTGATCGAGGCCGAGGGCATCTCGAAAAGCTGGCCGGGCGTCGACGGCGCGCCCCTCGCCGTCGTGCGCGACCTCAGCCTGCGCGTGATGCGCGGCGACCGGCTGGGCATCGTCGGCCCGAACGGCGCGGGCAAGACGACGCTGCTGAACCTTCTGACCGGCGCGCTCGCCCCCGACGAGGGCAAGGTGAAGCTCGGCACGAAGCTGGAGATCGTGACCCTCGACCAGCGGCGCGAGAGCCTTGCGCCCGACACGACGCTCGCCGACGCGCTGACCGGCGGGCGCGGCGACCAAGTGGCGGTCGGCGGCGAGATGCGGCACGTCACGGGCTATCTCAAGGACTTCCTGTTCCAGCCGAACCAGGCGCGCCAGCCCGTGAAGTCGCTGTCGGGCGGAGAGCGCGGGCGGCTGATGCTGGCGCGCGCGCTGGCGCGCCCGGCGAACCTTCTGGTGCTGGACGAACCGACGAACGACCTCGACCTCGAGACGCTGGACCTGCTGCAGGACCTGCTGGCCGAGCATCCGGCGACCGTGCTGCTGGTCAGCCACGACCGGGATTTCCTCGACCGCGTGGCGACGTCCGTGCTGATGGCGGAGGGGAACGGGCGCTGGGTCGAATATGCAGGCGGCTATTCCGACATGGTGGCGCAGCGCGGCGCGGGCGTGACGGCGAAGGCCGCTCCCCGGGACTCAGGGCGCGAGACTGGGCGCGACACCGCCGCCCGGGCCGAGCAGGCGGCGGAGCGTCCCCGCGAGAAGCCGCGCACGGCGAAGCTCAGCTTCAAGCAGAAGCACGCGCTGGAAACGCTTCCCCGCCGAATCGAGGCGTTGCAGGCGGAAATCGCGGCCCTTCAGACGGCGCTGGCCGACCCCGCCCTCTTCACCCGCGACCCGGACGGCTTCGCGGCGAAGTCGAAACGGCTGGAGGCCGCCCAGACCGACCTCGACGCCGCCGAAACCGAGTGGCTGGAACTGGAACTCCTCCGCGAGGAGATCGGGGGGTAGGGTCCAGTCCTAGCCCGCAGCGGCTGAGGGTCTGCGATGAAGAAGGAAAACGCCTCCAATCCCTGCGATCACGAGTCCCAGCGGCACAGCTTCATTCACGCGTCCAGGAACGGTCGATTGATCGAGCACCCACAAACCTCGCGTTTCGCAGGGGGCGCCTGCCGCAGATGGACAAATCTGCCCAGGAAATTCGTCAGACTCGAAATAGGAAATCGACCAGATAGGCGTGCCGGAACTTGCCATTATGAGAGTGCCGAAATCCGCCGAGAACAGAATGCTCCCCTGAAGAAGGGGGTCAAAAACGCCAGAAAACTGAAAGTCCCCGGAACCGTTCGAGGCAGAGTGAGAGAAAACCTCATCGCCAGGAGCAAGTCCGCCAATGCAGCCAGTAAACAGCCCCGCACAGTCACCCCTATAAGTACTCTCCGAGCGAAAGGTGAACTGGAGGACGGGCGATATGTCGATTGGTACGGCAAGCGCAGGACTACCGGAGATCGAGACAGCCCCACTGCCTGAAAGCCATGCAGCATCGGAGATTTCAATCTGCCCAGTCATGGGCCCATAGCGCGCATCCGTATCAATTTCCTGCCAGTTGTAGATAACACCAGCCTGAACGGAACCTGCACAAAATGCAGAAGCCATCGATGCTGCGCAAAGAAAGGCGTACTTCAGCATATGTTCTCCTCCCACAAGGCCTACCCTTGTGGGCAAGCAACATTCGCGCCAATTCGTTAATCATATTTTGCCCGAGAAATCAGAACCCCGAGCCGACAGGAAAGCTAGAATGATAAAGACGCCTTACAGCGAGTAGAAACTCATTACACCTCAACGCAGAAGGGGCTCAGCCTCCCCGGCCAAGCCCCTCGTTCGCTCTGCGGTTGCGTGCGTGCGGGCGGGCGTGCGCGCCCCGCGAGAGTGACGCCCGCCGCCGCGCCTAGTCCTTCACGTCGGCCGCGACCTTCATGGAGACGATGCGGTCCGGATCGGTGACGAGGCCGTTCTGGCGGCTGTCGCCCTTCTTGATCTGGTCCACGTGCTCCATCCCCTCGACCACCTGGCCCCAGGCCGTGTACTGGCCGTCGAGCCAGTCGGCCTTCTGGAACACGATGAAGAACTGGCTGTTCGCGCTGTTCGGGTTCTGCGAGCGCGCCATGGAGAGCACGCCGCGGTCGTGCTTCACGTCGTTGAACTCGGCCCGCAGGTCCGGCAGGTCCGACCCGCCCATGCCCGTGCCGGTCGGGTCGCCCGTCTGCGCCATGAAGCCGTCGATCACGCGGTGGAACACGATGCCGTCGTAGAAGCCGCGCCGCGCCAGCGTCTTGATCCGTTCCACATGGTTCGGGGCCTTGTCGGCGAACAGCTCGATCACGACGCGGCCGGTCTTCAGTTCGAGGTAGATCGTGTTTTCAGGGTCTTTCATCTGGAATGCCTCCGCAGCGGTAACGGTTAGAAACATGAACGCCGCGAGGGCGGACACGAGGGACTTCATGCTGGGCAACTCCCGGCTGTCAGGGGGATGGCGTCATCTCTGCGCCGCGACGCGGGCCGTCAGGGCCTCGGCCACGGCGGGCGTGACGAAGTTGGACACGTCCCCGCCCAGCCGCGCGATCTCCTTCACGAGGCGCGAGGCGATGGGCTGGTACTTCACGTCGGCCATCAGGAACACCGTCTCGATGTCGTCGTTGAGATAGGAGTTCATGCCGACCATCTGGAACTCGTACTCGAAGTCGGAGACCGCGCGCAGGCCCCGCACGATGGATTGGGCCCCCACCTCCTCCGCGAAGTGCACGAGCAGGTTGTCGAAGGGCCTGACCACGATCTCGCCCCGCCCGTCGCCGGAATAGGGCTTCAATTCCTGCTCCACCAGGGCCACGCGCTCCTCCAGCGTGAAGAGCGGCCCCTTGTCCCGGTTGATCGCCACCCCGATCACCAGCCGGTCGAACATCTTGGCCGCGCGGGCGATGATGTCGATGTGGCCGAGGGTGATCGGGTCGAAGGTTCCCGGGTAGAGGCCGATCCGCATGGTGTGTCGCATCCCTTCCTTGGTGTGTGCCCCGGGGCGGTTCAGTCGCCGCCCTCTTGAGGTCCGTCCCCCGCGGGGGGGCCGTCGTTCGCGGTGGGCGCTGGCGCATCGCCGTCCCCGCCGCCGTTCTCGTCGTCCTCGTCGTCGTCCGCACCGCTCTCGGCGAGGCGCGCGACGGAAACGACCTGCTCATCCGGTCCGGTGCGGAAGACGGTCACGCCCGCCGCGCCGCGGCCCTGGATCGAGATGTCGGAGACGCGCGTGCGGATCAGCTGGCCCGCGTTGGAGACGAGCACGATCTCGTCCGTCGGCTCCACCCGGAAGGCCGCCGCGACCGTGCCGCGGCCCTTGCCCCCCTCCGCCGACGCGGGGAAGAGCTGCACGCCCTGCCCGCCCCGCCCGATGGTCCGGATGCGGTGCGCGGACACGCGCTTGCCATAGCCCTTGGTGGAGATGACGAGCACGAACTGTTCGAGCGCCGACAGCTCCGTATACCGCTCCATCGACAGGGACACGGCCTCGCCGCCCGCGCTCTCGTCCTCGTCCATCGCCTCCTCGACCGCCTCGGCACCGTCGCGCAGCGTCGCGCTCGCCTGCCGGAAGTAGGCATCCCGCTCCGCCACCTCCATCTCCACGTGGGAGAGGACGGTGAGGCCGATCACCTCGTCCCCCTTGGCGAGCCTGATGCCCCGCACGCCGGTCGACTCGCGGCCCTTGAAGACGCGCACGTCGGTCACGGGGAAGCGGATCGTGCGCCCGAGGCGCGTGGTGAGCAGGCAATCGTCGTTCTCGGTGCAGATGCGCACGGAGATGAGACGCTCCCCCTCGTCCAGTTTCATGGCGATCTTGCCGTTCGAGCGGACGTTCACGAAGTCCGACAGCTCGTTGCGGCGGATGTTGCCGCGCGAGGTGACGAAGACGACGTGCAGGCTGCCCCAGTCTTCCTCCGGCCGGTCGACGGGAAGAACGGTCGCGATGCTCTCCCCCTCCGACAGCGGCAGGAGGTTGACCATCGCCTTGCCGCGCGATTGCGGCGTGCCGATGGGCAGGCGCCAGACCTTCAGCATGTAGGCCATGCCGGCGGTGGAGAAGAACAGCACCGGCGTCAGCGTGTTGGCGACGAAGATGCGGGTGACGAAATCCTCCTCCCGCGTCGCCATGCCGGAACGCCCGCGCCCGCCGCGCTTCTGCGCGCGGTAGGTGTCGGCGGGAACGCGCTTGATGTAGCCGCCGTGCGTCACCGTGACGACCATGTCCTCCGGCGCGATCAGCGACTCGTCGTCAAGCTCGCCCTCGATGTCGAGGATCTCGGTCTTGCGGGGCGTGGCGAAGGCGTTGCGGATCTCCATGAGTTCCGAGCGGATGATCTCCATGACGCGCACGCGCGAGCGCAGGATGTCCAGATAGTCGGCGATCTTCTCGCCCAGCTCGGTCAGCTCGTTGCCGATCTCGTCGCGGCCGAGCGCGGTCAGGCGCTGCAGGCGCAGGTCGAGGATCGCGCGGGCCTGCTCCTCCGACAGGCGGAACGTGCCGTCGTCTTCGAGCTTGTGGCGCGGGTCGTCGATCAGGCGGATGAAGGGGATCATCTCGCCCGCGGGCCAGGCGCGCGCCATCAGCTGCTCCCGCGCGGTGGCGGGATCGGGCGCGGCGCGGATGAGGCGGATCACCTCGTCCACGTTCGCCACCGCGACCGCGAGGCCGACGAGCACGTGGGCGCGGTCGCGCGCCTTGTTGAGCAGGAACTTCGTGCGGCGTGCGATCACCTCCTCGCGGAAGGTGAGGAAGGCCATGAGCAATTGCTTGAGGTCGAGTTGCTCCGGCCGTCCCGCGTTCAGCGCCAGCGCGTTCACCCCGAAGGTCGTCTGCAGCTGGCTGTAGCGGAACAGCTGGTTCAGCACGATCTCGGCATTGGTGTCGCGCTTCAGCTCGACCACCACGCGGATGCCGAGACGGTCGGATTCGTCGCGCAGGTCGGAGATGCCCTCGACCCGCTTCTCACGGACGAGTTCCGCGATCTTCTCGACCAGCGAGGCCTTGTTCACCTGGTAGGGGATCTCGTGGACGATGATCGCCTCGCGGTCCTTGCCCACCTGCTCGATCGAGGTCTTGGCGCGGATGGTGACGGAGCCGCGGCCCGTGTGAAACGCCGCGCGGATGCCCGCCCGGCCAAGGATGTAGCCGCCGGTCGGGAAGTCCGGCCCCTGCATCAGCTCCATCAGCTCGTCGATCTCGGTCTCCGGCGCCTCGATCAGGCGGATGGCGGCGTCGATCGTCTCGCCCAGGTTATGCGGGGGAATGTTCGTCGCCATGCCGACGGCGATGCCGCCCGCACCGTTGACGAGAAGGTTCGGATAGCGCGCCGGAAGCACCGTCGGCTCCCGGTCCTGGCCGTCGTAGTTCGGCTGGAAGTCGACGGTCTGCTTGTCCAGGTCCTCGACCAGCGCGCCCGCGGGCCGCGCCATGCGCACCTCGGTATAGCGCATGGCGGCTGGCGGATCGCCGTCGACCGAGCCGAAATTGCCCTGCCCGTCGATCAGCGGGACGCGCATGGAGAACGCCTGCGCCATCCGCACCAGCGCATCGTAGACCGCCTGGTCGCCGTGCGGGTGATACTTACCGATGACGTCGCCGACGACGCGCGCGGACTTGCGGTACGGCTTCGACCAGTCGTAGCCGTTCTCGTACATGGAATAGAGGATGCGCCGGTGGACGGGCTTGAGGCCGTCGCGCGCATCGGGCAGCGCCCGGCTCACGATCACGCTCATCGCGTAATCGAGATAGGAGCGCTTCATCTCCTCCTCGATCGTCACCGTGCCCGCGGCATGGCGCGGCGGTTCGGGGGTGTCTCCGGCGGGCGGTACCGTCGTCTCGTCCAAGGGGGGTGCTCTTCTTCCTGAAACGTCGCAAATCGGGCCCGGGAACCGCGGATTTTGCAGATGCGAAGCGCGCGCCCGGAATCGACGTCCGTTATAGAGTGTCGGCGTATGCGCCGCAATCTCGGCAGGCCACGCGGGCACCGCGCGCGGCCCCGCAGCAGGACGATGGCAAGACGCGGCGCCCCCCCGGACGCTTTACCGAACCCGCCGCATCGCGTAACTCTCCGCGCGGTTGAGTCTTCAGCACTGGGGAGTGCATCATGAGCGGTATCGACAACGATGGGGCCGCCCCCGCCGACTGGCAAGGTGTGTCCGGGGATGCGCCGGAGGCGTTCGGCAACGAGCTGACGATTGCGCAGGAAACCGGCAATGCCGGCTGCCGCCCGATGACCTGGGGCGAGCGTGCGCAGAGCGGTGCACTGCACGGCGGCGGGCTTGCGGGTTCCGTCGGCCTTGGCGTCGGCGGGGCGATGGTGATGCAGAACGCCCTGCCGGGACTGATCGGCGGCGGACTGGGCGACGACGACGGCGGCGGACGTAACGCGCTTCAGAACACCTCTGCAGTGCTGTTCGGCACTGGCCTCGTCATGGTGGGCCAGGGCGTGAGATACGGCGTGGAGAACGCCCGCGCCCTGCGCAACGAGACCTTCAATCCGGACACGCAGGTCTGCCAATAGGTGATATTTGTATTTTAATTTCTACTTTGGATTGCATTTACAGTCAGAATGAACAACATTCCCTAGCGTTAACTTAAAGCACTGGGGAGTGCATCATGAGTGGTATCGATACCGGCGGGGCCGTGCCCGCCGACTGGCAAAGCGCGTCCGGAGATGACCCGGAGGCGTTTGGCGGCGAGATGACTGTGGCGCAGGCACATGTCCATGACGGCGGCCTTGGCTGCCGGCCGATGACGGCGCAGGAACAGGCCGTTGACCTGGCGGGACATGCCGGGAACATGGGAATCGGCTTGATCGAAAGCCAGGTGGGACAGGTCGTGACCGGCGTCGGCGCAACCGTCTACATGGGCGGCGCGGCCGGTGGCGACGATCCCATGGCGCGCGGCACCCGCGATCTCGGCGCCGCGATGGTTTCCGGGGGTGTCGGCCTCATTATCGACGGCGGGCAGCGTGTCGTGAACTCGGCAATCGACCTCCGCAACGGTGCCCTCAACCCGAACGCCCAGATCTGCGACTAGGCGGCCCGGTCCGTCGGCCGGCCGCACGAAAAAGGCGGCGCCCCGTGGGGTGCCGCCTTTTCCGATTTCTCAGACTGGCCCCGTCCCGTCAGAACGGCCCGTCAGAACGGGATGTCGTCGTCGAACTCCTCGCCGCCGCGGGGTGCGCCGCCCCCGCCGCCGCCGCGCGGGCCACCGCCACCGCCGCCGCCGCGCCCGCCGCCATAGCCACCGCCGGAGCCGGAGCCGTAGTCGTCACCGCCGCCGCCGCCAGAACCGCCGCCTTCGCCGCGTCCGTCGAGCATGGTCAGCGTGCCGCCGAAGTTCTGGATCACCACCTCGGTCGTGTACCGGTCCTGACCCGTCTGGTCCTGCCACTTGCGGGTCTGGAGTGCCCCCTCGACATAGACCTTGGAGCCCTTGCGCAGATACTGCTCCACCACGCGGCACAGGCCTTCGGAGAAGATCACGACATTGTGCCACTCCGTCCGCTCCTTGCGCTCGCCCGAGTTGCGGTCGCGCCAGGTATCGGTGGTGGCGATGCGCAGGTTGGCGATCGGGCGCCCGTCCTGGGTGTGCCGGATCTCCGGATCCCGCCCGAGATTTCCGATCAGCATGACCTTGTTGAGACTTCCCGACATGTGCCGTTCCTTGCGCTTAACGATTCCGGACGCCGGACCTTAGACCAAGGGGCTGGCCCGGCCAACCGCGCCGAGCGCGCAGCCCCCGCCTATCCACAGCCCAGCAGGCATCCGGCGCGTCCGAGACCTCGCATGCGGGCATATGTTCTGTCAATGTTCACGCAGGCGGGCTCGCGGCGGGGCTTGATTCCCTCCGCCCCTCGTCGCACACGGATGCGGGGCCTACATGAGAGCCGGCGACCGGGATCCCCGGGACCGGACAGGAGACAGGCATGAACAAGTCGATCACGATCCGCGGCGCGCGCGAGCACAATCTGAAGAACGTCGACCTCGACCTGCCGCGCGACCGCCTGATCGTGTTCACCGGACTGTCGGGCTCGGGCAAGTCGTCGCTCGCCTTCGACACGATCTACGCCGAAGGCCAGCGCCGCTATGTCGAGAGCCTGTCGGCCTATGCGCGCCAGTTCCTCGAGCTGATGCAGAAGCCCGACGTCGACCATATCGAGGGGCTGTCGCCCGCCATCTCCATCGAGCAGAAGACGACGAGCCGGAACCCCCGCTCGACCGTCGGCACGGTGACGGAGATCTACGATTACATGCGCCTTCTCTGGGCGCGGGTGGGCGTGCCCTACTCGCCCGCGACCGGCTTGCCCATCGAGAGCCAGACCGTCAGCCAGATGGTCGACCGGACGATGGCGCTGGGCGAAGGCACGCGGCTCTACCTGCTCGCGCCCATGGTGCGCGGCCGCAAGGGCGAGTACCGCAAGGAGCTGGCGGAGCTTCAGGCCCGCGGCTTTCAGCGCGTGAAGATCGACGGCCAGTTCCACGACGTTTCCGAGGCGCCGGCGCTCGACAAGAAGTTCAAGCACGACATCGACGTCGTGGTGGACCGCATCGTCGTGAAGGAAGGGCTGGAGACGCGGCTCGCGGACTCCATCCAGACCGCACTCGGCCTCGCCGATGGAATCGCCGTCATGGAGTTCGCCGACCGCCAGACCGACAAGGGCGAGCCGGAGCGGCTGATCTTTTCGGAAAAATTCGCCTGCCCAGTCTCGGGCTTCACCATCGAGGAGGTGGAGCCGCGGCTCTTCTCCTTCAACAACCCGTTCGGCGCGTGCCCCACCTGCGACGGGCTCGGCACGCAGCTCGTCTTCGACGAAAACCTTATCGTGCCGGACGAGAGCCTGCCGCTGCGGGAGGCCATCGCCCCCTGGTCGCGGTCGGGTACCGCCTCGCCCTATTACATGCAGACGCTCGACTCGCTCGCGCGGCACTACAAGCTGTCGGTCCGCGACCCGTGGAACGATCTGCCGGAGCATGTGCGCCACGCGATCCTCTATGGCACGGGTACCGACGAGGTCACCTTCACCTATGACGACGGCCTGCGCCGCTACCAGGCGAAAAAGCCGTTCGAGGGCGTGCTGACGAACATCGAGCGGCGCTGGCGCGAAACCGAAAGCGCCTGGGTGCGCGAGGA
It contains:
- a CDS encoding META domain-containing protein, coding for MQPIAAIRSATVPVAAALLALLLAACVPTARPGTPLPQPQPRGFVIEGELGYRERIALPPGVTALVTLTEERTGRVVAERRWRPGRQVPLPFALEIDPARLDRDAFYVLEGGILENGGAIWITDEIPVEFGRAATRGRIDVGTLMMERPLPGGFASLMRCGADEVRIASGRDRLLMTHRNRTYEMVRVRSGSGARYEAVNDPSTTYWSKGERATVAIRGRTLPECTIVRDDAQASVSGPALPFRAQGNEPGWTLDITRRGMTYSGDYGQTRVSTPLPEPVRIRGGVRYTARTEAGTLSVSILERACNDSMSGMPHPYFVRVAVNGRWHDGCGGRPMDLLTGDWIVTELAGRGVSASAQGTISFGTDGRVSGRAFCNRYNGNYRLTGETLTFSRLAATKMACPPAQMDLESRFFGLLGEVRRFGIASNGALVLHTDGGGRIVARRAD
- the arfB gene encoding alternative ribosome rescue aminoacyl-tRNA hydrolase ArfB, which produces MRINDEIVIDEAALEERFVRADGPGGQNVNKVASAVELRFDVRADTGLPHWAVPRLLRLAGQKATKEGVIVIQAKEHRDQPRNREAARERLKALILRALERPKRRVPTRPTLGSKRRRIETKKKRGAVKSLRGKPPGDGG
- a CDS encoding cytochrome b/b6 domain-containing protein — its product is MSADTESPSGTGPRRVVAWDLPTRLFHWALVACIAVSWFSIETDRTDLHVQAGYVALGLIVFRIIWGIVGSRTARFADFVRWPGAALAYLRDTFAGRARRSLGHNPAGGWSVVLLLGLVGAQATLGLFANDDIFTEGPLAKYVSGATSDLATEIHETLFNVLLAFIALHVIVVIAYRLKGENLIAPMVTGRKSWDPQKDGEARQRLAPLWLAAAAAGCAAALVWYVVTQL
- a CDS encoding c-type cytochrome, whose translation is MRMWTKLAIAGAMLVPFAGGVALAEAEPDEAIKYRKAVMQAIGGHTKASAAIITGKAGTAEDLKKHAPALYMSAMTALEAFRQNTHGQGAEKTTATEAIWTDWAGFEGKMENLVVAARNLASAAEAGNAGGEQLKALGGTCKACHDDYRTK
- a CDS encoding ABC-F family ATP-binding cassette domain-containing protein — protein: MAPPLLQLRGLGLSFGGKPLLDGADLSVEPGARIGLVGRNGSGKSTLLKIAAGLVDADAGEVFRDPKATIRYLPQEPDLKGYPTVIAYVTSALGPVDDPSRPAMLLEALGVDGNADPKTLSGGEARRAALAHVLAPDPDVLLLDEPTNHLDLPAIEWLEGELARARAAIVLISHDRRFLERLTRATVWLDRGQTRRMEQGFAGFEDWRDQVLAEEERSAHKLDRKIAMEEDWVRYGVTARRKRNMRRMRELQDMRTARREMRRAQGTVAFSTADAETSGKLVIEAEGISKSWPGVDGAPLAVVRDLSLRVMRGDRLGIVGPNGAGKTTLLNLLTGALAPDEGKVKLGTKLEIVTLDQRRESLAPDTTLADALTGGRGDQVAVGGEMRHVTGYLKDFLFQPNQARQPVKSLSGGERGRLMLARALARPANLLVLDEPTNDLDLETLDLLQDLLAEHPATVLLVSHDRDFLDRVATSVLMAEGNGRWVEYAGGYSDMVAQRGAGVTAKAAPRDSGRETGRDTAARAEQAAERPREKPRTAKLSFKQKHALETLPRRIEALQAEIAALQTALADPALFTRDPDGFAAKSKRLEAAQTDLDAAETEWLELELLREEIGG
- a CDS encoding peptidylprolyl isomerase → MKDPENTIYLELKTGRVVIELFADKAPNHVERIKTLARRGFYDGIVFHRVIDGFMAQTGDPTGTGMGGSDLPDLRAEFNDVKHDRGVLSMARSQNPNSANSQFFIVFQKADWLDGQYTAWGQVVEGMEHVDQIKKGDSRQNGLVTDPDRIVSMKVAADVKD
- the coaD gene encoding pantetheine-phosphate adenylyltransferase, producing MRIGLYPGTFDPITLGHIDIIARAAKMFDRLVIGVAINRDKGPLFTLEERVALVEQELKPYSGDGRGEIVVRPFDNLLVHFAEEVGAQSIVRGLRAVSDFEYEFQMVGMNSYLNDDIETVFLMADVKYQPIASRLVKEIARLGGDVSNFVTPAVAEALTARVAAQR